One Streptomyces sp. MMBL 11-1 genomic window carries:
- a CDS encoding HNH endonuclease, with amino-acid sequence MSSPATVGWERLLADGETVARYWSHVLRRGPDDCWWWTGGLTDTAHGTYRAGSHTTSTSRVVPAHLFGYRLAHGHDSIPAGHVVRHTCDEPPCQQPRHWILGTRGDNNRDAAARRRLAGHALADVRGAVGRARAVQAAIAAADGPEEIEAAIAAALDAGNPSGARQNPLF; translated from the coding sequence TTGTCGTCACCGGCCACGGTGGGGTGGGAACGGCTGCTGGCCGATGGTGAGACCGTCGCCCGCTACTGGAGCCACGTCCTGCGGCGCGGCCCGGACGACTGCTGGTGGTGGACCGGCGGACTGACCGACACCGCCCACGGCACCTACCGCGCCGGGTCGCACACCACCAGCACGAGCAGGGTCGTCCCCGCCCACTTGTTCGGCTACCGGCTCGCCCACGGGCACGACTCGATCCCCGCCGGCCACGTCGTCCGCCACACCTGCGACGAGCCGCCGTGCCAGCAGCCGCGCCACTGGATACTCGGTACGAGGGGCGACAACAACCGCGACGCCGCAGCTCGGAGGCGGTTGGCGGGACACGCGCTGGCCGACGTACGGGGTGCGGTCGGTCGGGCGCGGGCGGTCCAGGCCGCCATCGCCGCGGCCGACGGCCCGGAGGAGATCGAGGCCGCCATCGCCGCCGCGCTCGACGCGGGCAACCCCAGCGGAGCCCGGCAGAATCCGCTCTTCTGA
- a CDS encoding nuclease-related domain-containing protein — MTTTPGRRGGAGASARRQGELQRAAERAAQHRRAKWALPLTAMAAAVTGWAAGTVTVWQVGVLVAAAVLAYGVHQIYRRQRNSWTSGADGEENTARLLAPLARRGYAVLHDRAIPGSKANLDHLVAGLFGVVLVDSKNWRSKKSRITITGGLLRYGRYDQTKALQTVVWEAQQAAKALGVPVRPILAVHGARVPAPRGRTELHGVTVIEAKKLRGMLAGLAPQSGWDAARVTAVEQLAEQRLPRHGS; from the coding sequence ATGACGACCACACCCGGTCGCCGCGGCGGAGCTGGAGCCAGCGCCCGCCGCCAGGGCGAGTTACAGCGAGCAGCCGAGCGAGCCGCCCAGCACCGCCGCGCGAAGTGGGCCCTGCCCCTGACCGCCATGGCCGCCGCCGTCACCGGCTGGGCCGCCGGCACCGTGACCGTGTGGCAGGTCGGCGTACTGGTCGCCGCCGCCGTCCTCGCGTACGGCGTCCACCAGATCTACCGGCGCCAGCGCAACAGCTGGACGTCCGGCGCCGACGGCGAGGAGAACACCGCCCGCCTGCTCGCCCCCCTCGCCCGGCGCGGTTACGCCGTACTGCACGACCGGGCCATCCCCGGGTCGAAGGCCAACCTCGATCACCTGGTCGCCGGATTGTTCGGCGTGGTCCTGGTCGACAGTAAGAACTGGCGGTCGAAGAAGTCCCGCATCACCATCACCGGCGGACTGCTGCGCTACGGCCGCTACGACCAGACCAAGGCGCTGCAGACCGTGGTGTGGGAGGCGCAGCAGGCCGCGAAGGCGCTGGGGGTTCCGGTCCGCCCGATCCTCGCCGTGCACGGCGCGAGGGTCCCCGCGCCGCGCGGGCGCACCGAGCTGCACGGCGTCACCGTCATCGAGGCGAAGAAGCTGCGCGGGATGCTGGCCGGCCTCGCCCCTCAGTCCGGATGGGACGCCGCCCGGGTCACCGCCGTCGAGCAGCTGGCCGAACAGCGTCTGCCCCGACACGGCAGCTGA
- a CDS encoding DUF6884 domain-containing protein, whose amino-acid sequence MGLRDEGQEIRRADGTTARRPLWDTGWGPERATRYTARCARYVDTDRLQLRAHHRAAVRLDFPYAAGRGPQRAEAARAVAVRFGVQARPLDRSGRALRVTGPAEDVARYAAALPRVLDHAEQLGSWAARMYGECARRPRHADHFEALGASGRRTAAAYFRAVAFRRIVEVLVGPQDVVVPEADPALPLWEQARTVGGVLGEYGWVEIRDAYDPAAALQLLDSAEHVEAPAARWPVTTVHGEQLALFGADSPAATQPAPDLVVVIPCSGPKLSHAAQAGDLYRGTLHTHARRTADALTVHGGTVLVLSALHGFLPLDQVIEPYDHTWDDAGSVTVEELHAQAAELGLTGADVVLLTPGKYTQRAAAVWPQARTPLAHLGIGHQRGRLTALRENADHYTTAA is encoded by the coding sequence ATGGGACTGCGGGACGAAGGCCAGGAGATCCGGCGGGCGGACGGCACCACCGCCCGCCGGCCGCTGTGGGACACCGGCTGGGGACCGGAGCGCGCCACCCGCTACACCGCCCGGTGCGCGCGCTACGTCGACACCGACCGCCTGCAGCTCCGCGCCCACCACCGCGCCGCGGTCCGCCTGGACTTCCCGTACGCCGCCGGTCGCGGCCCGCAGCGCGCCGAGGCCGCCCGCGCCGTCGCCGTCCGCTTCGGCGTGCAGGCCCGCCCCCTCGACCGGTCCGGGCGTGCGCTGCGCGTCACCGGCCCCGCCGAGGACGTCGCCCGCTACGCCGCCGCGCTCCCCCGCGTCCTGGACCACGCCGAGCAACTCGGCAGCTGGGCCGCCCGCATGTACGGCGAGTGCGCCCGCCGGCCCCGGCACGCCGACCACTTCGAGGCCCTGGGCGCCAGCGGTCGCCGGACCGCAGCCGCCTACTTCCGCGCGGTCGCCTTCCGCCGGATCGTCGAGGTCCTGGTCGGCCCGCAGGACGTCGTAGTGCCCGAGGCCGACCCGGCCCTGCCCCTGTGGGAGCAGGCCCGGACCGTCGGCGGAGTTCTCGGCGAGTACGGGTGGGTCGAGATCCGCGACGCCTACGACCCGGCCGCCGCCCTGCAGCTGCTCGACAGCGCCGAACACGTCGAGGCCCCGGCCGCGCGCTGGCCGGTCACCACCGTGCACGGCGAGCAGCTGGCCCTGTTCGGCGCCGACTCCCCCGCCGCCACCCAGCCCGCGCCCGACCTGGTCGTCGTCATCCCCTGCTCCGGACCGAAGTTGAGCCACGCGGCCCAAGCCGGAGACCTCTACCGCGGCACCCTGCACACCCACGCCCGGCGGACCGCCGACGCCCTCACCGTCCACGGCGGCACCGTCCTGGTCCTCAGCGCGTTGCACGGCTTCCTGCCGCTCGACCAGGTCATCGAGCCGTACGACCACACATGGGACGACGCCGGCAGCGTCACCGTCGAGGAACTGCACGCCCAGGCCGCCGAGCTGGGACTGACCGGCGCCGACGTCGTCCTGCTCACCCCGGGGAAGTACACCCAGCGCGCCGCCGCCGTCTGGCCCCAGGCCCGCACCCCACTGGCCCACCTGGGCATCGGCCACCAGCGCGGCCGGCTGACCGCCCTGCGCGAGAACGCCGACCACTACACCACCGCCGCGTGA